DNA from Coriobacteriaceae bacterium:
CCAAATCCAATAATCGCTACTTTAGAAACCGGCGGGGTGTTTCCGGCAGCAACCATCCGCTCTTCGACGGCAACAAGATTGTCAGATGCCTCTTCGATTTGAGCGGAACTGAGCTTGACCTCAACGGGAATCCACATCCCACCTGGAGCCGCTATGACAGCGTCGACCTCAAGATCGCGGGAATCGTGATAGTGATAAAGGCCCATTCCGTTTGCCCTCGCATAGACCCATAGATCATGGAGCGCCAACGATTCGAAAAGCAGCCCAAGTGTCTTGAAGTCTGACAACAACGTCTCCACAGTCGCCCCGAGCGCAGCCGCTGCAAGCGACGGGTCGGCAAGATGATGCTTACGCGCCTCCCTCAGATGCACCGGAGATCTCATCGCGGGATTCCATGCGGGGATATCGCAGACGAAACTCAATCTGCTAAGAAGGGATATGTATGATGCCGCTGTTTGTCTCGATACGTCGCCACCCAAATCGGCCACAAGCGTCTTGAGCGTCGCAAGAGTGGATTCGTTGCGCGCCAACGACGCGATGACGGCTTTCACTTTCTCAGGATCTCGTCGAGAGCCATCGACGCGGGGGATGTCTTCCTCAGCGACTATCTCGATATATCGTTTTGCCGTCGCGGACGCAATTCGCGCGTCACGCCCAATCGACGCCGGCCATCCACCGCAAACGATGCGCTCGGCGATCTCGGCAGAACCCATCGATCCGAAGGCGCCCCTGAACTTTTCGCCAGAAATGATGCCCGACAGCTTAACCGCACCGCTAGATTTCCCAAGTTCGAAAAGCGTCATGGTGTCCATGCGCAATTTAGCGAACCTTCCAGCGCCACTGTGCATCGGCCGCTCATTGTCTCGCGGTGTCGCCGACCCCGTAAATATGAACTGGCCAGGCTCGCCGCCGCGGTTGTCGCACTCAAACCGCGCCGCGTCCCAAAGTTTCGGAACCTCCTGCCATTCGTCGATCAGCCGCGGCACCTCGCCGGAAACGGCAAGCGCCGGGTCCGTCTCGGCACGGAAGCGATTCTCGAAGTTGCGCGACGGGTCCATGAGGAGGAGCCTGGACGCCGCACGGGTCCCGGCCGTGGTTGTCTTCCCGCACCATTTAGGTCCTTCGATGAGAACGGCACCGAATATCCCAAGCATCTGGTCGAGCTCATTTTCGATAATTCTAGCGTAGTACTTATTTGGCATAGTTTTCACCATTGCTTACCAGCGCGTTTAACCAAATTTACAGTTTTCATTTAACCAGATTCCAATTATTTGATTAACCAGATTTGCATATTTCGGTTAACGAGACAGATTAAACATGAACGAGCCAAGTCAGATGAGAATCATCTACTCGACACCGCGCATGAGCTCCGAAATGGTGATGTGAAAGCCGTCGGCAATCTTCTTGAGATTTGAAAGGCTGACATTGCGCTGCCCGACCTCAATGTTCGCGTAGTAGGAGCGATCCATCTCAATTAAATTAGCGGACGGAGTGCCCGGGC
Protein-coding regions in this window:
- a CDS encoding DUF4143 domain-containing protein; the encoded protein is MPNKYYARIIENELDQMLGIFGAVLIEGPKWCGKTTTAGTRAASRLLLMDPSRNFENRFRAETDPALAVSGEVPRLIDEWQEVPKLWDAARFECDNRGGEPGQFIFTGSATPRDNERPMHSGAGRFAKLRMDTMTLFELGKSSGAVKLSGIISGEKFRGAFGSMGSAEIAERIVCGGWPASIGRDARIASATAKRYIEIVAEEDIPRVDGSRRDPEKVKAVIASLARNESTLATLKTLVADLGGDVSRQTAASYISLLSRLSFVCDIPAWNPAMRSPVHLREARKHHLADPSLAAAALGATVETLLSDFKTLGLLFESLALHDLWVYARANGMGLYHYHDSRDLEVDAVIAAPGGMWIPVEVKLSSAQIEEASDNLVAVEERMVAAGNTPPVSKVAIIGFGSQAYVTDRGVQVVPLDVLAP
- a CDS encoding helix-turn-helix transcriptional regulator — encoded protein: MDRSYYANIEVGQRNVSLSNLKKIADGFHITISELMRGVE